Proteins from a genomic interval of Arachis hypogaea cultivar Tifrunner chromosome 10, arahy.Tifrunner.gnm2.J5K5, whole genome shotgun sequence:
- the LOC112715978 gene encoding uncharacterized protein, whose protein sequence is MKQGQLFCIKVLSLRLASISRSQENKYQKMMENKDFKELKEEISLNKKLIEDLKGKLVSKEEELRTMNDAREKDAELLKKKENDIERVKNQMIDTTVKMKNLKKGKETEILDAVAKSSEWAINQAKFLVPEQDSSAMDLTKVVFKDMCADDDAAAEEKEGENGADE, encoded by the exons ATGAAGCAG GGGCAACTCTTCTGTATCAAGGTTCTCAGCTTGCGCTTGGCAAGCATTAGTCGGAGTCAGGAGAATAAATATCAAAAGATGATGGAAAACAAAGATTTTAAAGAGTTGAAGGAGGAAATTTCTTTAAATAAGAAATTAATAGAAGATTTGAAGGGAAAACTTGTTAGTAAGGAAGAAGAGTTGAGGACAATGAATGATGCTCGTGAGAAGGATGCGGAGCTATtaaagaaaaaggagaatgaTATTGAACGTGTGAAGAATCAGATGATAGATACTACTGTGAAAATGAAGAATTTGAAAAAAGGTAAAGAGACTGAAATCTTGGATGCCGTTGCTAAAAGTTCTGAATGGGCAATTAATCAAGCCAAGTTTTTAGTCCCTGAGCAAGATTCTTCTGCTATGGATCTGACCAAAGTTGTGTTTAAGGATATGTGTGCTGATGATGATGCTGCTGCCGAAGAAAAAGAGGGTGAAAATGGGGCGGATGAATAG